One part of the Malus sylvestris chromosome 2, drMalSylv7.2, whole genome shotgun sequence genome encodes these proteins:
- the LOC126613734 gene encoding uncharacterized protein LOC126613734, with amino-acid sequence MESKTLAVTAQSRQLAVVNFRGLSHATKAFRLLVVLACTLVYLTTCGQCSGDGLQMLSKYDVCGSYGDNLDVALADNFLGDTSLDRGFPRTHFNIDRICTSSHLFCFPSTLPGFLGHKLKVADFGVSGKQSDDISSIGSTEDSKLTNNKSWSSDNGVFKLFNGGIVSCSLNSKKATNEFSSIQADRSNQNYLSSCRGPLLYQKSTNFRPNKNIEMTKFSSFNGSPSPHVEISPAVLDWGQKYMYFPSLAFLTVANTCNDTILHVYEPFSTDMQFYPCNFSGTTLGPGETASICYVYLPRWLGLSSAHLILQTSSGGFLVQAKGFAIESPYGIHPLLGLDVSSRGRWSKNLSLFNSFDQIFHVEEVTTWILVSQEHTSHHAEATCSTEKLQGSDELGLLGVNERLVVSSGQVGLPLLAMRPLRNWEIGPHSSETIIEIDFSIESKGKIFGAICMQLLRPSEDKSDTIMLPFEAEVDGTATNDDLAGSISAYLQVLVPYSANETSAVAISLKNSAPYLLRLLEITEVADGRTLQIKYTEGLLLFPGSETYVAVVACTEPHVELDGHCKLLIQTNDSSSSQIEIPCQDVIHICSKHWNDSTIEYEHQSESSELGDMQTESSESGTRWPSPIKAMEAAEADELVLQNWKSQDTRSGMSVLTDREVFFPMLQVGSHNSKWITVKNPSQEPVVMQLILNSGEIIDRCKSPDGLIQPPSSGSVVYNGSTSPSRYGFSIAENALTEAYVQPNGRASLGPVLFHPSNRCEWRSSALIRNNLSGVEWLSLRGIGGSLSLLLLEESEPVQSVEFNLSLQIPLNFSPPDRFRMEDVTHSCLQPLSRQLYAKNTGDLPLEVRRITVSGKECRMDGFMVQTCKGFALEPGESAKLLISYHTDFSAALVQRDLELVLNSGILVIPMKASIPLHMISICQKSVVWMRVKKYSSVVFLVVSLVFLVFWYTLPQVPAFCSDDCFCTSRKCSLVTSKSSSGKSSHVHNYRDSRFSVSGEINSSVKSVREDRTSMQASSVGRYPDDQAGASEQERFAQHANQILQGHEQTNSLSDTTKNKATAFSLVSKSVSAGNPDELEASQPGNLTVKTGQEKGRRRKKRKGSGAKLTGLLEVSSSQSGNSTPSSPLSPVTSVTPKQTWPLSTDVSQAVEARNPFTQVAQQHFQKSHVFKSASKANLSQPEVSLKYCNNHPTFASQVQPPEPRKPPARPVLLPSATFPGSSRSASNLACSTSFLASTSPISPHARAPGSKLCDRKIADEEKARLGDEYTYDIWGDHFPRLKLNGGRSKDVTSLTSSTTESDSNSFFVKGPQALMAKSPSRSVSFFHQDGY; translated from the exons ATGGAGTCCAAAACCCTAGCAGTCACAGCTCAGAGCCGCCAGCTCGCCGTCGTCAACTTCCG GGGATTGTCACATGCAACCAAAGCATTCCGTTTACTTGTGGTTTTAGCGTGCACCCTCGTTTACCTTACTACATGTGGGCAATGCTCTGGGGATGGGTTGCAGATGTTATCGAAATATGATGTTTGTGGATCATATGGAGATAATTTGGATGTGGCCTTGGCGGATAATTTTCTCGGTGACACCAGTTTGGACCGTGGATTTCCAAGAACCCACTTCAATATTGATAGGATTTGTACTAGCTCCCATTTATTCTGCTTTCCGTCAACATTACCTGGTTTCTTGGGGCATAAACTCAAAGTGGCTGATTTTGGAGTTTCGGGGAAACAGTCTGATGATATATCATCTATAGGATCAACTGAAGATAGCAAGTTGACAAATAACAAAAGTTGGTCATCGGACAATGGCGTGTTTAAGTTATTTAATGGAGGGATTGTTTCTTGTTCTTTGAACTCCAAAAAGGCTACTAATGAGTTTTCATCCATTCAAGCTGATAGATCCAATCAAAACTATCTTTCTTCGTGTAGAGGACCTTTACTTTATCAGAAGAGCACAAATTTTAGGCCAAACAAGAACATTGAGATGACCAAATTTAGTTCTTTCAATGGTTCACCCTCACCCCATGTAGAAATTAGCCCTGCTGTATTGGATTGGGGACAAAAGTATATGTATTTTCCGTCATTAGCTTTCTTAACTGTGGCAAATACATGCAATGACACCATTTTACATGTTTATGAGCCATTCAGTACTGACATGCAGTTCTATCCTTGCAACTTTAGTGGGACTACGTTAGGACCTGGTGAAACAGCTTCAATTTGTTATGTATATTTACCTAGATGGTTGGGCTTGTCCTCTGCTCACCTAATTTTGCAGACAAGCTCAGGTGGTTTCTTGGTTCAGGCGAAAGGTTTTGCCATAGAGTCTCCTTACGGGATTCATCCTTTATTAGGCCTGGATGTTTCTTCCAGGGGAAGGTGGAGTAAGAATTTGTCGTTGTTTAActcatttgatcaaattttccaTGTGGAGGAAGTAACAACATGGATATTAGTGTCTCAGGAGCATACCTCCCATCATGCAGAGGCAACATGTAGTACTGAAAAACTTCAAGGTTCTGATGAACTTGGGTTGCTGGGTGTTAATGAACGTCTGGTTGTTAGTTCTGGCCAAGTTGGTTTGCCTCTTCTGGCCATGAGGCCCCTTAGGAACTGGGAGATTGGTCCACACAGCAGTGAAACTATCATAGAAATAGACTTCTCAATTGAATCGAAGGGAAAAATTTTTGGTGCAATTTGTATGCAGTTGCTAAGGCCTTCTGAGGACAAGTCTGATACTATTATGCTTCCTTTTGAGGCTGAAGTGGATGGAACAGCAACGAATGATGATCTTGCAGGATCTATCTCAGCATATCTTCAGGTTTTGGTCCCCTATTCTGCCAATGAGACTTCTGCTGTTGCTATATCTCTGAAGAATTCTGCCCCTTACCTCTTGAGACTTCTTGAGATTACTGAAGTTGCGGATGGTAGAACTTTGCAGATTAAGTACACTGAAGGCTTGCTACTTTTCCCTGGCAGTGAAACATATGTTGCTGTTGTTGCTTGTACTGAGCCACATGTCGAATTAGATGGTCACTGTAAATTACTTATACAGACAAATGACTCAAGTAGCTCGCAGATTGAAATTCCTTGCCAGGATGTTATTCATATATGTTCAAAACATTGGAATGATTCCACCATTGAATATGAACATCAGTCTGAAAGTAGTGAATTGGGTGATATGCAGACAGAGTCCTCTGAAAGTGGCACGCGGTGGCCATCACCGATCAAG GCAATGGAGGCAGCAGAAGCAGATGAACTGGTGCTACAAAACTGGAAATCTCAAGATACCAGAAGTGGCATGTCTGTGCTAACTGATCGTGAGGTATTCTTCCCAATGCTTCAGGTAGGAAGTCACAACTCTAAATGGATCACTGTAAAGAATCCTAGCCAAGAACCGGTAGTGATGCAGCTTATACTGAACTCAGGGGAGATTATTGATCGATGTAAGAGTCCAGATGGTCTTATACAGCCTCCTTCATCTGGTAGTGTGGTTTATAATGGATCCACTTCTCCAAGTAGGTATGGGTTCTCGATAGCAGAAAATGCACTAACAGAGGCTTATGTTCAACCCAATGGTAGAGCATCTCTTGGACCAGTATTGTTTCACCCTTCAAATCGATGTGAGTGGAGAAGTTCGGCCCTGATAAGAAACAATCTTTCTGGTGTGGAGTGGTTATCTCTGAGGGGAATTGGAGGGTCGCTATCCTTGCTTCTCCTTGAAGAGTCTGAGCCTGTTCAGAGTGTAGAATTCAACCTCAGTTTACAAATTCCTCTAAACTTTTCTCCTCCAGACAGGTTTCGCATGGAAGATGTCACTCATTCTTGTTTACAGCCATTATCAAGGCAGCTCTATGCGAAGAATACTGGAGACCTGCCTCTGGAGGTTAGAAGAATCACGGTGTCCGGAAAAGAGTGCCGGATGGATGGGTTTATGGTACAAACTTGCAAAGGTTTTGCTCTTGAACCTGGAGAATCAGCAAAACTTCTGATATCATACCACACTGATTTTTCTGCAGCCTTGGTACAGCGGGATCTTGAGCTGGTCTTGAATTCTGGTATTCTGGTGATACCCATGAAGGCAAGCATCCCTTTGCATATGATCAGTATATGCCAGAAATCAGTGGTCTGGATGCGCGTTAAAAAATACTCCTCAGTAGTATTTCTTGTTGTCTCCTTGGTGTTTCTAGTATTTTGGTATACATTGCCCCAGGTACCCGCCTTTTGTTCGGATGACTGTTTCTGCACAAGCAGAAAATGTTCCTTGGTTACTTCTAAAAGTAGTTCAGGAAAATCATCTCATGTGCATAACTATAGAGACAGTAGATTTTCTGTGTCTGGTGAGATAAACAGTTCGGTAAAATCAGTTCGAGAAGATAGAACCTCAATGCAGGCATCATCTGTTGGTAGGTATCCGGATGACCAGGCTGGGGCCTCAGAGCAGGAAAGATTTGCTCAACATGCAAATCAAATTCTTCAAGGTCATGAACAAACTAATTCTTTGTCAGATACAACAAAGAACAAAGCCACGGCCTTCTCATTGGTGTCTAAATCTGTGTCAGCTGGGAATCCCGATGAACTAGAAGCATCCCAACCTGGTAACCTCACAGTCAAAACTGGACAGGAAAAGGGTAGAAGGCGTAAGAAGAGAAAGGGTTCCGGTGCTAAGTTAACAGGACTTCTTGAAGTTTCAAGTAGTCAAAGTGGAAATTCTACACCTTCATCACCCTTGTCTCCAGTCACATCTGTAACACCAAAACAGACCTGGCCGCTATCAACTGATGTGAGCCAAGCTGTAGAGGCCAGGAATCCATTTACTCAAGTGGCTCAACAACACTTCCAGAAGAGTCATGTCTTTAAATCTGCTTCTAAGGCAAACTTATCACAGCCTGAGGTCTCTCTAAAATATTGCAATAACCATCCAACTTTTGCTTCTCAAGTGCAGCCACCAGAACCAAGAAAACCTCCGGCTAGACCTGTTTTGTTGCCTTCTGCCACCTTTCCTGGTTCCAGTAGGTCTGCATCTAATTTGGCATGCTCAACCTCTTTTCTGGCTTCAACCTCACCTATTTCTCCACATGCTAGAGCCCCTGGGTCCAAACTCTGTGATCGGAAAATTGCTGACGAAGAAAAGGCTCGGCTTGGGGATGAATATACATATGATATCTGGGGTGATCATTTTCCTAGGCTTAAGTTGAATGGTGGTAGGTCAAAGGATGTCACTTCTCTGACCTCCAGCACTACAGAGAGCGACTCTAATAGCTTCTTTGTAAAGGGTCCACAAGCCCTCATGGCAAAGTCTCCATCGAGATCTGTAAGTTTTTTCCATCAAGATGgttattga